A window of the Deltaproteobacteria bacterium genome harbors these coding sequences:
- a CDS encoding phosphatidylglycerophosphatase A — MERLILFFASGFYSGYAPVASGTFGTLVGIALYLLLSRFSLILYSILTVAVSAAGIGLASKAETILGEKDSGIIVIDEIAGFLITMWGLPPTWRMVAAGFLFFRFFDVLKPFPVRWIDRNIPGGWGVMFDDLLAGVYANLTLRLALLVLNR; from the coding sequence TTGGAACGGCTGATTCTCTTTTTCGCATCCGGTTTTTACAGCGGTTATGCCCCCGTTGCCTCGGGGACCTTCGGGACCCTGGTCGGAATTGCTCTCTATCTACTTCTAAGCCGATTTTCTCTTATCTTATACAGCATTCTGACCGTTGCCGTCTCTGCCGCCGGAATCGGTCTGGCTTCAAAGGCGGAAACAATCCTCGGGGAGAAGGACAGCGGGATCATCGTGATCGATGAGATTGCGGGATTCTTGATTACCATGTGGGGATTGCCGCCGACATGGCGGATGGTGGCGGCCGGTTTTCTCTTCTTCCGTTTTTTCGATGTGCTGAAACCCTTTCCTGTACGCTGGATCGACCGGAATATTCCGGGCGGGTGGGGAGTGATGTTCGATGATCTTCTGGCCGGGGTCTATGCGAACCTGACCCTCCGCCTGGCCCTGCTGGTGTTGAACCGATGA
- a CDS encoding CinA family protein: MKDLVEEVGRLLLERGKTIALAESCTGGLIISLLVDFPGISAVLERGVVTYSNRSKTDLLGVPAELIERQGAVSRETARAMAVGIRDRAGTDVGLAVTGIAGPSGGTPEKPVGTVFIAIAEAGGAEVVPCRFSGDRRSIREQSAAKALTVLLDVLRTG; this comes from the coding sequence ATGAAGGATCTTGTGGAAGAAGTCGGCAGGCTCCTGTTGGAAAGGGGGAAAACGATCGCTCTGGCCGAGTCCTGTACGGGGGGGCTCATCATCTCCCTGCTTGTGGATTTTCCGGGGATCTCCGCCGTTCTGGAACGGGGCGTGGTGACCTACAGCAATCGATCGAAGACGGACCTGCTCGGCGTACCCGCTGAACTGATCGAACGGCAGGGTGCCGTTAGCCGTGAGACGGCCCGTGCCATGGCCGTGGGGATCCGGGATCGTGCCGGTACGGATGTCGGCCTGGCCGTGACGGGAATTGCCGGACCTTCCGGCGGGACGCCGGAGAAACCGGTGGGGACGGTTTTTATTGCAATTGCTGAAGCGGGCGGGGCGGAAGTAGTGCCCTGCCGTTTTTCGGGGGACCGGAGATCCATCCGGGAACAGAGTGCGGCAAAGGCGCTGACGGTTCTTCTGGATGTTCTCCGGACGGGATGA
- the thpR gene encoding RNA 2',3'-cyclic phosphodiesterase, with translation MKRLRAFIAIEISGPVKESLQRIQDSFRRLGDRVGWVKPAGMHLTLKFLGEIEETMIPPISEAISRTCAGREPFMLHLAGVGVFPGAKCPRILWAGVAQGEEQLRSIFSRLDPLLERIGFPQEKRVFHPHVTLGRIKALHDRRRFVAHAAENREVDVGSMMVEAVHLTESRLRSEGAEYRIRFTSSLKILR, from the coding sequence CTGAAAAGACTCCGGGCCTTTATCGCCATCGAGATCTCCGGTCCGGTCAAGGAGTCGCTTCAGCGGATCCAGGACTCCTTCCGGCGACTCGGGGATCGGGTCGGATGGGTCAAACCTGCGGGGATGCACCTGACCCTGAAGTTCTTGGGAGAGATCGAAGAGACGATGATTCCCCCGATCAGCGAGGCGATCTCCCGTACTTGTGCGGGGCGGGAGCCTTTCATGCTTCATCTCGCCGGAGTCGGCGTCTTCCCGGGGGCGAAGTGTCCTCGTATCCTTTGGGCGGGTGTTGCACAGGGAGAAGAGCAGCTTCGGAGTATCTTCTCCAGACTTGATCCCCTGTTGGAACGGATCGGCTTTCCGCAGGAAAAACGAGTTTTTCATCCCCATGTTACCCTCGGGCGGATCAAGGCTCTTCATGATCGGCGGCGCTTTGTTGCACATGCGGCAGAGAACAGGGAGGTCGATGTGGGGAGCATGATGGTGGAAGCGGTCCATCTTACTGAAAGCCGGCTACGTTCCGAAGGGGCTGAATATCGAATTCGTTTTACATCGTCCCTGAAAATATTGCGATAA